The window GAACGCTGTCGGGGTTGTCCGCGACGAACTTCTCCGTCTGATACACCAGCGAGTCCGCCTGGTTGCGAAGCTCCGCGGCCTCACGGCGCTTGCGGTCCTCCTCGGCATACTGCTCCGCATCCCGGACCATCCGGTCGATGTCCTCCTTGGGCAGAGCCGACCCACCGGTCACCGTCATCTTCTGCTCACGACCCGTCCCCAGATCCTTCGCCGACACATGCACGATGCCGTTCGCGTCAATGTCGAAGGAGACCTCGATCTTGGGCACGCCGCGCGGTGCGGGTGCGATCCCGGTGAGCTCGAAGTTGCCCAGCGACTTGTTGTCGGCCGCCATGGCCCGCTCGCCCTGGAACACCTCGATCAGCACCGACGACTGACCGTCGGACGCGGTGGAGAAGACCTCCGACTTCGTGGTCGGGATCGTGGTGTTCCGCTCGATGATCTTGGTGAAGATGCCGCCCTGGCCGGACAGCCGGCCCGACGCGATGCCGAGGGACAGGGGAGTGACATCCAACAACAAGACATCCTTCACCTCACCCCGCAACACACCCGACTGCAACGACGCACCAATCGCCAC is drawn from Actinopolymorpha sp. NPDC004070 and contains these coding sequences:
- a CDS encoding Hsp70 family protein, whose product is VAIGASLQSGVLRGEVKDVLLLDVTPLSLGIASGRLSGQGGIFTKIIERNTTIPTTKSEVFSTASDGQSSVLIEVFQGERAMAADNKSLGNFELTGIAPAPRGVPKIEVSFDIDANGIVHVSAKDLGTGREQKMTVTGGSALPKEDIDRMVRDAEQYAEEDRKRREAAELRNQADSLVYQTEKFVADNPDSVPAEVKSEVEQDIAALKKALEGEDNDALKSAFDKLSESRTKIGSAIYANAEQSQGAPTGDAAGTGAAGSAGGAATGGGDDVVEGEVVDDDKRDEQK